Proteins found in one Armatimonadota bacterium genomic segment:
- a CDS encoding SAM-dependent methyltransferase, which produces MKRSRSNRPQDCPYVGKGGLKLRFALDHFGREVRGLVAADLGCHVGGFTDCLLQGGAARVHAVDTGYGVLEWKLRNDPRVVVHERTNVLHWDCPEPLELVVSDLGWTRQARALPAIARLLNPGGWALSLVKPQYELGIGAHSTPLPSRERIKERVIGHADLPSPGPDQSAPPSPSKGEGLRGVLPAELVPEALAAARAACPAELTIIGEARSPYTGSGGNIEVWLLVARMRTVRSHSEHPTPQGGVISRRNGS; this is translated from the coding sequence ATGAAACGTTCAAGATCCAATCGCCCCCAGGACTGCCCTTACGTTGGCAAGGGGGGGCTGAAGCTGCGTTTTGCGCTCGACCACTTCGGCCGGGAGGTTCGCGGGCTGGTTGCCGCCGATCTGGGATGCCACGTCGGCGGGTTCACGGATTGTCTGCTGCAAGGCGGGGCGGCGCGAGTCCACGCGGTTGATACCGGCTACGGCGTGCTGGAATGGAAGCTACGCAACGATCCGCGCGTGGTGGTGCACGAGAGGACCAATGTCCTGCACTGGGATTGCCCCGAGCCGCTCGAGCTCGTCGTCAGCGACCTGGGGTGGACCCGGCAGGCGCGGGCGCTGCCGGCGATCGCGCGGCTGCTCAATCCGGGCGGCTGGGCGCTGTCGCTGGTGAAGCCGCAGTACGAACTGGGGATAGGCGCGCATTCAACTCCTCTCCCTTCTAGGGAGAGGATCAAGGAGAGGGTAATTGGTCACGCCGACCTACCCTCACCCGGCCCCGACCAGTCGGCGCCGCCCTCTCCCTCAAAGGGAGAGGGGTTACGCGGCGTGCTGCCGGCGGAGCTGGTGCCGGAGGCGCTGGCGGCAGCGCGCGCGGCTTGCCCGGCGGAGCTCACCATCATCGGCGAGGCGCGTTCGCCCTACACCGGCAGCGGCGGCAACATCGAGGTGTGGCTGCTGGTGGCGCGCATGAGGACCGTGCGGAGTCATTCCGAGCACCCGACTCCGCAGGGCGGGGTAATCTCACGAAGAAACGGGTCGTAA